aaattaaaaaataccctGATATGACCCCTTCAAGGTGATTCTGGTCCAGCCTGGTGACAAAACCCATGACACAACTCAGGGCTTCGAAATTTGGGCCAATTCCATGGCAAACATTAACTtgtttccttcctccctttccccacgTGCTGCTTCCAGCTTTCCCTCTACCTGGGGAAGAGAGACTATGTGGATAACGTGGATTCAGTGGAATCTGTCGGTgagtggggctgtgcccagcactgagGGGGAAGTAcaggcaggagaggctggggagacTGGTCCCAGTGTTGTGGGTTGCTGGtacagcaggaggagcagctctggaggagcaAATGCCATGTTTTCCTGCAAATATCCTTAGGGAAAATAGTGGGAAAGGGAACAAAGTCCCTTTGAAAAACAACCCAGCCACACTGCTGGAGGAGGTATCACCATCCCCCTTGGCAGCTACTTCTCTCAGTCACCTTCCAGCTGCAAAGTGGATTATTTGGGTTTGAAAAGCTGTGCTTTAGTAAAGATCTTCCCAGGCAGCCGAGCTCACCGGTCCTTCTCCTTTTGCTTGTTTGCAGATGGTGTCTGCCTGATCGACCCGGAGTACCTAAAGGACAGGAAAGGTATTGATACAGAAATACAGCATGAGGGGAGGGGATGGAACCAGCTCAAAGCTcggcagcagcctggggccgTGCTCAGGTTAAAGCTGCTCCGTGTCACCTACAGCTCGTTGGCCATGGGTGCCATGGCAGCAAAGGACACGAGGGATCCCGTTCGCATTTAGTGTCTGAGGACGTCTCATTTCTGCTGAAGAATTTTTGAAACAGTTTCTCTTGCCTCTTTGTTCACCCCTTgtgccttccctccctcccacccctccgCTCATCCCTCTCCTGCCCGGCTCAGTGTACGTGACGCTGACCTGCGCCTTCCGCTACGGCCGCGATGACCTCGACGTGATCGGCCTGACCTTCAGGAAGGACATCTACGTGCTGACCACCCAGCTGTACCCGCCCGTGCCGGACCAGGCTCCCAAAACCCTCACTCCTCTGCAGGAGAAGCTGATGAAGAAGCTCGGGGAGAATGCCTACCCCTTCACCTTCGAGGTaggggctgctcagcccctcCCGGCCACGCGGCTCCACGGCGTCACCAGGGCTCAGccctttattcccttttttctctctttccccgCTCTGCCCAGATTGCCACcaacctgccctgctccatcacCCTGCAGCCCGGGCCAGATGATGTGGGAAAGGtgagctgctgttcccagcctgtGTCCCCTGGACCATCCTCCCTGGGAAGGTGTTGAGTTGTGGGGTGCTAAAAATGAGAATTGATTCTCATGGCTCATGGGGTGACgggtgggaagggaggatgGCTGGAGTCAGAGCCAGGatctctgggaatgcagtggaggaaagaaggaagacaaGGAACCTAAAGCTCAGGCAGCTCGGAGCCCCTCCTGCTCAGTGACCACATATGTTCCCCCAGGCCTGTGGCGTGGACTTCGAGGTCAAAGGATTTTGTGCTGAAAATCTGGAGGAGAAAATTCACAAGAGGTATTTTCAGGGgatcccttttcccccttttggCCCTATAACTAAACCACAGGATCTTTTTGGGGTGACCAGCTTAGGGGTCAGGCTGAGGGCCTTCTGTCAGCCTGTGCCACGCTTGGATGGGAAACTCTGCCCGAAACTGGGGCAGTGGTCCCTGTGCCACATCCTAAGGGCCAGGTGAAACGTTCTCCCTTTGGCTGGAGACACTGAAAAGTCCCCAAAGAGTCCCTGTGGCCCCTTGAAGGCCTTGTTGACGCtgtgggggacactgggggtgcCACCTGTGTCCCCACAGGAACTCCGTGCGCCTCATCATCCGCAAGGTCCAGTTCGCCCCGGCGCAGTCGGGGCCAGCCCCGAGAGCCGAGACCACCCGGCAGTTCATGATGTCAGACAAGCCTCTGCACCTCGAAGCTTCCCTGGACAAGGAGGTCAGTAGGGACACTGTCCCCACCAGAGGAGGGGACCAGGATTTCTGGTCACGTCACTGAGCCTCTTCCCCTTGCAGGTCTACTACCACGGAGACCCCATCAACGTGACCGTCAACATCAACAACACCACCAACAAGGTcgtgaaaaaaattaagatctCAGGTGAGAGAGGGGCAGAAGGGACATGTCCCAGCACCCATCACTGCCAGAGATGGGGACTGTGAGCCCCTGCCACGTCTCCAACGTGGCTCCCCCTTGTCTGTCCCCAGTGGATCAGATCACAGACGTGGTCCTGTATTCCCTGGATAAATACACGAAGACTGTGTGCAGTGAGGAGATAAAGTAAGGAACAAGGGGCTGGAGGTGATGTGGCATttctgggagggaggaggagaaacgaggaagaggaagaggatgggAGAGAGATGGGGAGAGAGGATGTGACAGTTTTACACCAAGCAGCAAAAATGTCTGGGTTAGAAGAGCAGGTGCAGAGGACAGGGAAGGCTGCGGACCACGTCCCACCAGCACAAGCTGGTGGTGGCTGGGAAGGTCCCTGGGGAGGgtgcacagctgctcccaggctccTTCATCTCCTCACTTTGCATTTTTGAGGCCAGACACAGCCTCTGCCCCGCTGAGAACCAGGAGGGAGGTAGAAAGgtggtggggagaaaaaagaagtggTTGTAGAGgggaaagagaggagggaaCGAAAGGAGGAAATGGCCCAGCAGCTGcatggggagggcagggctggccctgcacaggtgcctgcagtgatgctgagcacccccaggctggggctggctctgagctCTTTTCTCCCACCCTTCCAGTGAGACTGTGGCTGCCAATTCCACCTTCTCCAAAACGTACTCAGTGACCCCCATGCTCTCGTCGAACCGCCAGAAGCGAGGCCTCGCTCTCGATGGCAAACTCAAGCACGAGGACACCAACCTGGCCTCCACCACCATGTAAGGGCTGTGtgggctcctcctgctccccaccacGCCTTCCCCCACTTccccctgctctgggctcccacCAAGGGCTCCTGAGCCCAGCCCATCCAGCTGGAAAACATAGGGATTGTGTGACATTGTCACAGACCCACCTCTCCATCCCATAGGAGAGATGTAGCTTCCCAGTTCCAGTGTTCTTCAAAGGTCCTGAatccctctgcagggctgggcctgGTCTGGGAATGGGCCTCCAGAAGCTTCTCTGTGGCTTCACCCAAGTGCCCTCCCCTCTCTTctcctgttttcctctcctcctaAACCCCAGtgcaccccaggacacagaTAAACCCTGGCACTGCCATGGGGGCAGTGGATGGggtctgcaggcagcactgccctCTCACTGTCCCCCTCTGCTTTTTTCCTAGCCTGAGACCCGGCATGGACAAGGAGGTGCTGGGCATCCTGGTGTCCTACAAAGTGAAGGTCAACCTGGTGGTGTCCCGAGGAGGGTGAGGCTCTGTGGGCAGGGGAATCAGGGGTCATCCTGAATCCCtcttgggctgtgctggggggttTTGTACCccaaggaaatgaaagagaGGGCAGTCACACCATGGGCTcctcatccctgccctgctcccctggggtCACTGGGCTGCTCTCTGACCCCCACCCCACCACCTCTATTATCAGCCATCTTCCACCTCAGTATAAAGCACAGCCTAACACCTCCCCTCCTCTGCCTTGGCTCATTTCTGTCCCttctctcctgctgccacagcatcCTGGGGGATCTCACTGCCAGGTAAGGGGAGCTGCCTGTGGGGCTGAGCGTGGGGCTGCGCTGGGCAGGATCCAtgacagagctgcttttccttccagtGATGTTGGGGTGGAGATGCCCGTCATCCTCATGCACCCGAAGCCTGATGACTGTGAGTTGTGTGTGGGATGCTGCCGAAAATCAGCGGGAAAGAGCTTCTGGTTCAGGGGGGAGCTGGTGAAAACAACTCTGGtgcagctgccccagtgccaagggccctgctctgccctctgtgGGACGGGcacagctgtccagctgtcctGGAGCAGGGTGGCAGCAGTTTTCCCATGGGACGGGCacagctgtccagctgtgctgcacccATCCTGTGTcctggagcagggtgggagATGTCCTCCCCATAGCACCCTTCCCACTGTTCCTCTTTCCAGGAAACCACCCAAGCATTGAGGAGAGCTGTCAATTGAAATGTCCTTTTTGTATTAACCTGCACATCTTTTCTCCCCCCATCCCTTTCTCCCTGTGCTTATCACTGGAATGCAGCTAAGCCAAGGTAAAGAGATGTTCCCTCTAACTCACAAACCACACAGATCCATCACAGATGGGTGTGACATCCCAGCTTGAGGTCACATCCTTGGATTAAACCACCCAGGTCTCAAAGCCCTGAGCCTGTGTCACAGCAGCCACGTTCAGAGGCAACAGGAGAGACCAAATCCTGGGACTGGGATGTGTTCTGAAAACTCCCAGGGCTTATTTGACAAGTCCctttgctgcagccacagcagctgcaagCCCAGGCCTTGCCCTGTCCCTCAGAAGCAGCTGGCAGTGTCTTCCAGGCACAAGTGCCATCACTGGACAAGATGTCTCCATGGTTTTGGTCCCCACACAGAgttccctgggctgctggaagCCACGTCCCTGTACCCCTGCACATTCCCCAGCACCAGAGGCCTCTTCTCCTCCTAAATCAGCTTATTCCAGCTGAAGCCACAGCTGGGACTTCTTCTCTCTGGGAAGCTGCAGTGCCAAATCCATTCCCGACACCATGGCCCTGCCAAAGTTTTTGTGTCTGGTTACACCCTGCAACAGGATGTGagcactgggatttggggcctGGAAAaccaggctgcagctccaggctttCATACTTATCCCTTTCAcaccttccctttcccagctcactGAGAACATTTAAATTTCCAAAGAGGAAATCTCTTGGTCTGTATCCACCATGGCTCCATGTAGGTTTTGCCAAATCATTTCACATTCCCAAGCTTTTGGAATCTCTTTTgctgactctttttttttcctgttttctccccTGCTTTTCACTTTGTGCTCTCCCTTGCTGTCACTCACTGCTCACCTTTCTCCAGGAGGTAACTCATCTCTTTGACTTCTTGT
The sequence above is a segment of the Vidua chalybeata isolate OUT-0048 chromosome 14, bVidCha1 merged haplotype, whole genome shotgun sequence genome. Coding sequences within it:
- the ARR3 gene encoding arrestin-C — its product is MADGSKVFKKTSPNSKLSLYLGKRDYVDNVDSVESVDGVCLIDPEYLKDRKVYVTLTCAFRYGRDDLDVIGLTFRKDIYVLTTQLYPPVPDQAPKTLTPLQEKLMKKLGENAYPFTFEIATNLPCSITLQPGPDDVGKACGVDFEVKGFCAENLEEKIHKRNSVRLIIRKVQFAPAQSGPAPRAETTRQFMMSDKPLHLEASLDKEVYYHGDPINVTVNINNTTNKVVKKIKISVDQITDVVLYSLDKYTKTVCSEEINETVAANSTFSKTYSVTPMLSSNRQKRGLALDGKLKHEDTNLASTTILRPGMDKEVLGILVSYKVKVNLVVSRGGILGDLTASDVGVEMPVILMHPKPDDSKPRSEEDIVIEEFARQKLKGEKDEEDEKEEAEKEES